The sequence AGCGTCAGCGGATGATAATTAATTTAATGCTTGACGACAGCTTTGAAGGATATATGAACACCTCAAAATATGCTAAGCTCGCCAAATGTTCCAATGATACGGCTTTGAGAGACATTCAGGAGTTGAAGGCTTACGGTGTGTTTATCCAAAACATTGCAGGTGGGCGGAGCACAAGCTACCGTTTGCGGGATCCTGTGTAGTTGGGAGAAAATGTGCACATGAAAATAAAATTCAGGGCATGGTTTACCGGTGATATTGAGTTGGGTAAAACTCTCAAATTCATCTGGTGCAAGACAGAAGGGGATATAAGGCTTGTAATGGAAAATGATGAAGAGATTTCTTATTCGCTTGAGATGGTTCTTCTTGATGACGATTGGATAAAGGAGCTGTTTGTCGGGT is a genomic window of Geovibrio thiophilus containing:
- a CDS encoding YopX family protein, which codes for MKIKFRAWFTGDIELGKTLKFIWCKTEGDIRLVMENDEEISYSLEMVLLDDDWIKELFVGLKDINGKEIYEGDIVRFNQSGEIFEVKYDGQAFYLDNLNISEIIGNIHEEGAGLR